One Ostrea edulis chromosome 2, xbOstEdul1.1, whole genome shotgun sequence genomic region harbors:
- the LOC125682601 gene encoding uncharacterized protein LOC125682601 encodes MAKLVRLANRSVELTKHYGNVAWKDYINKVGKCQANGQTMSRLQLLAYYLKAELGPPSPGEAKASIAKFLDYPWSLSREKVMAMTTKEAVCKSLLIVDVAIFFAIGEALGRGQWAAYPIKGACGQEHANMFTEEDIKRMDAERAKANK; translated from the exons ATGGCCAAGCTTGTGAGATTGGCCAACAGAAGCGTCGAATTAACTAAACACTATGGCAATGTAGCATGGAAAGACTACATAAACAAAG ttgGAAAATGTCAAGCCAATGGGCAGACTATGTCCAGGTTGCAGTTACTAGCCTATTACCTTAAAGCTGAGTTAGGACCTCCATCCCCAGGGGAAGCAAAGGCCAGCATTGCTAAGTTTTTGGATTATCCCTGGTCATTAAGTAGGGAGAAGGTTATGGCTATGACAACAAAA GAGGCAGTCTGCAAGTCTTTACTAATAGTTGATGTTGCGATCTTTTTTGCCATTGGTGAGGCTCTAGGCCGTGGTCAATGGGCCGCCTACCCCATCAAGGGCGCTTGTGGTCAAGAACATGCTAATATGTTTACGGAGGAAGATATAAAGAGGATGGATGCAGAGAGAGCAAAGGCCAACAAATAG